The proteins below are encoded in one region of Streptomyces sp. NBC_00490:
- a CDS encoding GlxA family transcriptional regulator, whose amino-acid sequence MPTSRLHRVAVLVLEGAKPLDVGIPAQVFTTRASMPYDVRVCGATPGLVTGGDGLSYYVDHGLEALEWADIVFVPGYRFPDRDDPPQGVVDALIAAHARGARLAAISTGAFALAATGLLDGRRATTHWHYTRALMARHPLVQVDENVLFVDEGRVLTSAGAASGIDLCLHILRGDLGVAASNHAARRLVAAPYRSGGQAQYVPRSVPEPLGERFGATREWALHRLGEPLTLEILAREAGVSARTFSRRFVEETGYTPMQWVMRARIDLARELLERSQRSVEQIATDVGLGTGANLRLHFQRILGTTPSEYRRTFTRGE is encoded by the coding sequence GTGCCGACCTCCCGCCTCCATCGCGTCGCTGTCCTTGTGCTCGAAGGCGCGAAGCCGCTCGACGTCGGCATTCCCGCGCAGGTCTTCACGACGCGCGCGAGCATGCCGTACGACGTGCGGGTGTGCGGGGCGACGCCCGGCCTCGTGACCGGCGGCGACGGTCTGTCGTACTACGTCGATCACGGCCTCGAGGCACTTGAGTGGGCCGACATCGTCTTCGTCCCCGGCTACCGGTTCCCGGACCGTGACGACCCGCCGCAGGGGGTCGTCGACGCTCTGATCGCCGCCCACGCCCGGGGCGCGCGGCTCGCCGCCATCTCGACGGGTGCCTTCGCGCTCGCCGCGACGGGCCTGCTCGACGGCAGGCGGGCCACGACGCACTGGCACTACACGCGGGCACTCATGGCCAGGCATCCGCTCGTGCAGGTCGACGAGAACGTCCTGTTCGTCGACGAGGGCAGGGTGCTCACCTCGGCCGGTGCCGCCTCCGGCATCGACCTGTGTCTGCACATCCTGCGCGGCGACCTCGGGGTGGCCGCGTCGAACCACGCGGCCCGCCGACTGGTCGCGGCCCCCTACCGCAGCGGCGGCCAGGCCCAGTACGTGCCGCGCAGCGTTCCCGAGCCGCTCGGCGAGCGCTTCGGCGCCACCCGCGAGTGGGCGCTGCACCGGCTCGGTGAGCCGCTGACCCTCGAGATACTGGCGCGGGAAGCCGGGGTGTCGGCGCGCACGTTCTCCCGGCGCTTCGTCGAGGAGACCGGCTACACGCCGATGCAGTGGGTGATGCGGGCCCGCATCGACCTGGCCCGCGAACTGCTCGAACGGTCGCAGCGCAGCGTCGAACAGATCGCCACCGACGTCGGCCTCGGCACCGGCGCCAACCTGCGCCTGCACTTCCAGCGCATCCTCGGCACCACACCGAGCGAGTACCGGCGCACCTTCACCCGAGGTGAGTAG
- a CDS encoding sulfite oxidase: MRTDESAYDRRRLRQWLAGEARADGVSRRDMLRLLAAAGGALAVPAGLNTTAAAATSAGIVKPLPDDWFTVRGTNAETRFDALAATGYHTPVDRFFVRNHTSTPVIDAADWTLTVHGDGLVHGGSVEFTLDDLKKLPAVSRSAFVECAGNGRSFFSTQQGQTVTGTAWTLGAIGTARWRGVRLADVLKRAGLSRAAVDVLPRGLDPDYVTADGTNLGRVRRPLPLSKALDDVLLAYEMNGEPLPYDHGHPVRVLVPSWVGIASIKWVGDIEVSAQPLYSPWNTDFYRLFGDSYPPGGSAPLTRQSVKSAWELAWGASLDAGRAHRLTGRSWSGAGGIVRVDVSTDGGQRWHRARLHDAARRDGWVRWSTDWRPPAPGPYSLLARATDSAGRTQPDTTVSNTQGYLFDAVVRHPVRAV; encoded by the coding sequence ATGCGTACCGACGAATCCGCCTACGACCGTCGCAGACTCCGGCAGTGGCTGGCCGGCGAGGCCCGTGCGGACGGGGTGTCACGGCGTGACATGCTCCGTCTGCTCGCCGCGGCGGGCGGCGCACTCGCCGTGCCCGCGGGCCTCAACACCACGGCAGCGGCGGCTACTTCGGCGGGGATCGTGAAGCCGCTGCCCGACGACTGGTTCACGGTGCGCGGCACGAACGCCGAGACCCGGTTCGACGCCCTTGCGGCCACCGGCTATCACACCCCCGTGGACCGCTTCTTCGTCCGCAACCACACCTCCACCCCGGTCATCGACGCCGCCGACTGGACTCTCACCGTGCACGGGGACGGGCTGGTTCACGGCGGGAGCGTGGAGTTCACCCTGGATGACCTCAAGAAGCTGCCCGCGGTCAGCCGTTCGGCGTTCGTGGAGTGCGCGGGCAACGGGCGCAGTTTCTTCAGCACCCAGCAGGGTCAGACCGTCACCGGCACCGCCTGGACGCTGGGAGCGATCGGCACGGCCCGGTGGCGCGGCGTGCGGCTTGCCGACGTCCTCAAGCGCGCCGGACTCAGCCGTGCCGCCGTGGACGTGCTGCCGCGCGGCCTGGACCCCGACTATGTGACCGCCGACGGAACCAACCTCGGCCGGGTCCGCCGACCCCTGCCGCTGTCCAAGGCGCTGGACGACGTGCTGCTGGCGTACGAGATGAACGGCGAGCCACTGCCGTACGACCACGGCCATCCCGTGCGTGTTCTCGTGCCCTCCTGGGTCGGCATCGCCTCGATCAAGTGGGTCGGCGACATCGAGGTGTCGGCCCAGCCTCTGTACTCGCCCTGGAACACCGACTTCTACCGGCTCTTCGGGGACTCCTATCCGCCGGGCGGCAGCGCCCCGCTGACCCGTCAGTCGGTCAAGAGCGCCTGGGAGCTCGCCTGGGGCGCGAGCCTGGACGCCGGCCGCGCGCACCGGCTGACAGGGCGTTCCTGGTCCGGGGCCGGCGGCATCGTCCGTGTGGACGTCAGCACGGACGGCGGGCAGCGCTGGCACCGGGCCCGGCTGCACGATGCCGCGCGCCGCGACGGCTGGGTCCGCTGGTCCACCGACTGGCGTCCACCGGCCCCCGGCCCGTACAGCCTGCTCGCCCGCGCCACGGACAGCGCCGGCCGAACCCAGCCGGACACGACCGTGTCGAACACCCAGGGCTATCTCTTCGACGCCGTGGTGCGGCATCCGGTGCGGGCCGTGTGA
- a CDS encoding GNAT family N-acetyltransferase, with product MTITYEWRGDIDNSALNALHAEGFGGPVGQTGWRARLHRHSLGWVCAREGDRLVGFVNVAWDGGVHAFVLDTVVAQRDRSRGVGAALVKAAAEGSRTAGCEWLHVDFEEHLRSFYFEACGFKETAAGLIAL from the coding sequence ATGACGATCACCTATGAGTGGCGAGGCGACATCGACAACTCGGCCCTCAACGCACTGCATGCCGAAGGGTTCGGCGGTCCGGTCGGGCAGACGGGCTGGCGCGCCAGACTTCACCGTCACAGCCTCGGTTGGGTCTGCGCCCGGGAAGGCGATCGACTGGTCGGCTTCGTCAACGTCGCCTGGGACGGCGGGGTCCATGCCTTCGTTCTGGATACGGTCGTGGCTCAGCGCGACCGCTCGCGCGGGGTGGGAGCCGCGCTGGTCAAGGCGGCTGCCGAGGGAAGTCGTACTGCGGGGTGCGAGTGGCTGCACGTCGACTTCGAGGAGCATCTGCGGTCGTTCTACTTCGAGGCGTGTGGCTTCAAGGAGACTGCGGCAGGGCTGATCGCCCTGTGA
- a CDS encoding P1 family peptidase: MPDPPLSSPSPEAPRRARELGLGVGEVPTGPHNTFTDVPGIRVGHTTLVDAPRVHSGVTAIVPDGVGPASPLPAGVFAGNGYGKLLGSTQLAELGALETPVLLTSTLSAFRVADALVGWMLEQPGTAGARSLNPVVGECNDGLLSDIRSRPVHEEHVRSALGTAHSGPVPEGCVGGGTGLTALGFKSGIGTSSRRLPLAGREVTLGVLVQANFGGTLRVLGRTITPADVGLPTAAPVPDTGSCMIVTATDAPLDARQLTRLARRAVYALARVGAAYSHGSGDYGLAFGTRPLGTPAGPAVVPDDALDPVFSALLDAVEEAVLNSLLTATTTTGPYGDTRHPLPAAPLLAVLG; encoded by the coding sequence ATGCCCGATCCACCTCTGTCCTCGCCCTCACCCGAAGCCCCTCGCCGGGCCCGCGAACTCGGTCTGGGCGTCGGTGAGGTGCCTACGGGACCGCACAACACTTTCACGGACGTGCCCGGCATTCGCGTAGGGCACACCACACTGGTCGATGCGCCGCGTGTGCACAGCGGTGTCACCGCGATCGTCCCTGACGGCGTGGGCCCCGCGAGCCCGCTGCCGGCCGGCGTGTTCGCGGGCAACGGCTACGGCAAGCTGCTGGGCAGCACCCAACTCGCCGAACTCGGCGCGCTGGAGACCCCCGTCCTGCTCACCTCGACGCTGTCCGCGTTCCGGGTCGCGGACGCCCTGGTCGGCTGGATGCTGGAACAGCCCGGGACAGCCGGTGCACGGAGCCTGAATCCGGTGGTGGGGGAGTGCAACGACGGTCTCCTGTCCGACATCCGCTCGCGCCCGGTCCATGAGGAGCACGTCCGCTCCGCACTCGGGACCGCCCACAGCGGCCCGGTGCCCGAGGGCTGTGTCGGTGGCGGCACCGGGCTCACCGCGCTCGGCTTCAAGTCCGGCATCGGCACCTCCTCGCGCCGTCTCCCACTGGCGGGCCGAGAGGTGACCCTCGGCGTCCTCGTCCAGGCCAACTTCGGCGGCACGCTGCGCGTCCTCGGCCGCACGATCACCCCCGCCGACGTCGGCCTGCCCACCGCGGCCCCCGTCCCCGACACCGGTTCCTGCATGATCGTGACCGCGACCGACGCACCCCTGGACGCCCGCCAGCTGACCCGGCTCGCCCGACGCGCGGTGTACGCCCTGGCCAGGGTCGGCGCGGCCTACAGCCACGGCAGCGGTGACTACGGCCTGGCCTTCGGCACCCGCCCCCTGGGCACACCCGCCGGCCCCGCCGTGGTCCCCGACGACGCTCTCGACCCCGTCTTCAGCGCCCTCTTGGACGCGGTGGAGGAAGCCGTCCTGAACTCCCTCCTCACCGCCACCACGACCACAGGCCCCTACGGCGACACACGCCATCCTCTGCCCGCGGCACCGCTGCTCGCTGTGCTCGGGTGA
- a CDS encoding MalY/PatB family protein — translation MTEPEPTRHDPSAAERHRTDPLARLTLEQLRRRTSMKWRTHPEDVLPLWVAEMDVPLAAPVVEALHSALDLGDTGYPFGTAYAEALAAFAQERWGWDGLRVEHTAIVPDVMLGIVEVLRLITDPGDAVVVCSPVYPPFYAFVGHDAREVVEARLGPDLRVDPRALEDAFVRARRGGRGAAFLMSNPHNPTGVVHTREELEAVAALARRHGVRVVSDEIHAPLVLPGATFTPFLSVPGAENAFMLASATKAWNLAGLKAAVAVAGPEAADELRLLPEEVGHGPSHLGVIAHTAAFREGGDWLDELLLGLDANRRLLGELIAEHLPEVGCTRPEGTYLAWLDCRRLGLHDDHGTDGPGVVSDVAGPARMFLDKARVALSSGHVFGSGGEGHVRLNFATSPAILREALARMGQAVRDF, via the coding sequence ATGACCGAGCCCGAGCCCACGCGACACGACCCCTCCGCCGCCGAGCGCCACCGGACGGATCCCCTGGCCCGGCTCACCCTGGAGCAGCTGCGGCGGCGCACCAGCATGAAGTGGCGTACCCACCCCGAGGACGTACTTCCGTTGTGGGTGGCGGAGATGGATGTGCCGCTCGCCGCGCCCGTCGTCGAGGCGCTGCACTCGGCGCTCGACCTCGGCGACACCGGATACCCCTTCGGGACCGCCTACGCCGAGGCCCTTGCCGCTTTCGCCCAGGAACGGTGGGGATGGGACGGGCTGCGCGTCGAGCACACCGCGATCGTGCCCGACGTGATGCTGGGCATCGTCGAGGTGCTGCGGCTGATCACCGATCCCGGCGACGCGGTCGTGGTGTGCTCACCGGTCTATCCGCCCTTCTACGCGTTCGTCGGCCATGACGCCCGTGAGGTGGTCGAGGCCCGCCTCGGTCCGGATCTGCGGGTCGATCCGCGGGCGCTGGAGGATGCCTTCGTACGGGCTCGGCGCGGGGGCCGGGGGGCCGCGTTCCTGATGAGCAACCCGCACAATCCGACCGGTGTGGTCCATACCCGCGAGGAGCTGGAGGCCGTCGCGGCTCTGGCCCGCAGGCACGGTGTGCGGGTGGTGTCCGACGAGATCCACGCTCCTCTGGTGCTGCCGGGCGCCACCTTCACCCCGTTCCTGAGCGTGCCCGGTGCCGAGAACGCGTTCATGCTGGCCTCGGCCACCAAGGCGTGGAACCTCGCCGGGCTCAAGGCCGCCGTGGCCGTCGCCGGTCCCGAGGCCGCCGACGAGCTCCGGCTCCTGCCGGAAGAGGTCGGCCACGGCCCCAGTCATCTTGGGGTCATCGCCCACACCGCGGCTTTCCGCGAGGGCGGGGACTGGCTCGACGAACTGCTGCTCGGGCTCGACGCCAACCGCCGCCTGCTGGGCGAACTGATCGCAGAACACCTCCCCGAGGTGGGCTGTACCCGCCCCGAGGGCACCTATCTGGCCTGGCTGGACTGCCGCCGACTGGGACTGCACGATGATCACGGCACCGACGGGCCCGGTGTGGTGAGCGACGTCGCCGGACCCGCGAGGATGTTCCTCGACAAAGCCAGGGTCGCCCTCAGCTCGGGCCACGTCTTCGGCTCAGGCGGCGAGGGACACGTACGCCTCAACTTCGCGACGTCGCCGGCCATCCTGCGCGAAGCCCTGGCCCGCATGGGGCAGGCGGTACGCGACTTCTAG
- a CDS encoding DUF1062 domain-containing protein, which translates to MLNNWVVMPTCLPLVLRRCHTCASESFRANGRFRVNAHHKNIDAWLLVLCTSCGDTAKLTVLERVNVRSVRPELLDRLHDNDLGLTAELLQDPVVQRRNHIALDWDGAWRLDTGGSDHLDTEVLDVSVRFAARIPVRPVRLIAEGCGLPRAEVERLIAEGRVVSAVRLSRRLSGDFTFTLKR; encoded by the coding sequence GTGCTCAACAACTGGGTGGTCATGCCCACCTGCCTGCCGCTCGTTCTCCGCCGTTGCCACACCTGCGCGTCCGAGAGCTTCCGGGCGAACGGCAGGTTTCGCGTCAACGCCCACCACAAGAACATCGACGCCTGGCTCCTGGTGCTCTGCACCTCCTGCGGGGACACCGCGAAACTCACGGTCCTGGAGCGGGTCAACGTGCGCTCCGTACGACCTGAACTCCTGGACCGGCTCCATGACAACGACCTCGGCCTGACGGCCGAACTGCTCCAGGACCCGGTCGTCCAGCGCCGCAATCACATAGCCCTGGACTGGGACGGTGCCTGGCGCCTCGACACCGGCGGATCGGATCACCTGGACACCGAGGTGCTCGACGTCTCGGTGCGCTTCGCGGCGCGGATCCCTGTGCGACCGGTGCGACTCATCGCCGAGGGATGCGGTCTTCCGCGGGCCGAGGTCGAGCGACTGATCGCGGAGGGGAGAGTCGTGTCGGCGGTCCGGCTGAGCCGCAGGCTCTCCGGTGACTTCACCTTCACGCTGAAGCGCTGA
- a CDS encoding sugar ABC transporter substrate-binding protein encodes MHRHHRAATVTAMVLVGALFATGCSSGSGGKKSEEGDTAAAAGRADTPRMTVAMVTHASPGDTFWDLVRKGAQAAAAKDNIKLVYSSDPSAGTQANLVQNAIDQKVDGIALTAAKPDALKDVIAKAKTAGIPVVGFNSGVDDWKDLGMLEYFGQDENIAGRAFGERLGRLGAKHALCVIQEQGQVALEARCAGLKKGFSGKTDTLYVNGTDMPSVKSTITAKLMADSSIDQVVTLGAPIALTAVQSLSDAGSKARIATFDLNKDVVKAVQEGTLEFAVDQQPYLQGYLAVDSLWLYKNNGNFSGGDTAPVLTGPAFITKDNADAVAEFAAKGTR; translated from the coding sequence ATGCACAGACATCACCGAGCCGCCACTGTGACCGCCATGGTTCTCGTCGGCGCCCTCTTCGCGACCGGCTGCTCCAGCGGTTCCGGTGGCAAGAAGTCCGAGGAAGGCGACACGGCGGCCGCCGCGGGCAGGGCCGACACGCCACGCATGACCGTGGCCATGGTCACCCACGCCTCCCCCGGCGACACCTTCTGGGACCTCGTCCGCAAGGGCGCCCAGGCCGCGGCCGCCAAGGACAACATCAAGCTCGTCTACTCCAGCGACCCCAGCGCCGGAACCCAGGCCAACCTCGTCCAGAACGCCATAGACCAGAAGGTCGACGGCATCGCCCTCACCGCGGCCAAGCCCGACGCCCTCAAGGACGTCATCGCCAAGGCCAAGACGGCCGGCATCCCCGTCGTCGGCTTCAACTCCGGCGTCGACGACTGGAAAGACCTCGGCATGCTCGAGTACTTCGGGCAGGACGAGAACATCGCCGGTCGGGCCTTCGGTGAACGCCTCGGCCGACTCGGCGCCAAGCACGCCCTGTGCGTCATCCAGGAACAGGGCCAAGTCGCCCTGGAAGCCCGCTGTGCCGGCCTGAAGAAGGGCTTCAGCGGCAAGACCGACACGCTCTACGTCAACGGCACCGACATGCCGTCCGTGAAGTCCACCATCACCGCCAAGCTCATGGCCGACTCCTCCATCGACCAGGTCGTCACCCTCGGCGCGCCCATCGCGCTGACCGCGGTGCAGTCCCTGTCCGACGCCGGCAGCAAGGCCAGGATCGCCACCTTCGACCTCAACAAGGACGTCGTCAAGGCCGTCCAGGAAGGCACCCTCGAGTTCGCCGTCGACCAACAGCCCTACCTCCAGGGCTACCTCGCCGTCGACTCACTGTGGCTCTACAAGAACAACGGCAACTTCAGCGGGGGCGACACCGCGCCCGTCCTCACCGGACCGGCCTTCATCACCAAGGACAACGCCGACGCCGTCGCCGAGTTCGCCGCGAAGGGCACCCGGTGA
- a CDS encoding MFS transporter, producing the protein MPSGLIALALGGFGIGLTEFLIAGLLPQVASSLAVSEAAAGWLISGYALSVAIGAIALTAATTRLPRKQVLVGLVALFVIGNLLSALAPNYQVMLLGRVVAALCHGSFFGIGSLVARGLVAPERKSRAVAVMFAGLTLANVLGVPFGALVGERWGWRAAFWAVTAIGVLALAGIAALVPARPTEAGSAPTPAADLRAQFRVFRSWQVWLTLTATGLGYGGMFGAFSYIAYTFTEVGGFASADVAWLLMVYGVGLVAGNLIGGRAADQDRDRALVLALLGLTVTLAVFGLLAASPTASVFLVFLMGLFGFAAVPGMITRVTDVAHGAALAASANVSASNVGNALGAWLGGLAISAGLGYTAPLYVGAGVTLIAVLVMAVAAHQARRH; encoded by the coding sequence ATGCCAAGTGGGCTCATCGCGCTGGCACTCGGCGGCTTCGGCATCGGACTGACCGAGTTCCTGATCGCCGGACTGCTGCCCCAGGTCGCGTCGAGTCTCGCCGTATCGGAAGCGGCGGCGGGCTGGCTGATCTCCGGATACGCGCTGAGCGTCGCGATCGGCGCCATCGCGCTGACCGCGGCCACGACACGGCTGCCCCGCAAACAGGTCCTGGTCGGCCTGGTGGCCTTGTTCGTCATCGGCAACCTGCTGTCCGCGCTCGCACCGAACTATCAGGTGATGCTGCTCGGCAGGGTCGTGGCGGCGTTGTGCCACGGTTCGTTCTTCGGCATCGGCTCCCTGGTCGCTCGCGGTCTGGTGGCGCCGGAACGCAAGTCCCGCGCGGTGGCGGTGATGTTCGCCGGACTGACCCTGGCGAACGTGCTGGGCGTGCCGTTCGGCGCGCTCGTCGGTGAACGCTGGGGCTGGCGGGCGGCCTTCTGGGCGGTCACCGCGATCGGCGTACTGGCTCTGGCGGGGATCGCGGCCCTCGTCCCCGCCCGGCCGACGGAGGCGGGCTCCGCTCCGACACCGGCAGCGGACCTGCGCGCCCAGTTCCGCGTCTTCCGCTCCTGGCAGGTCTGGCTGACCCTGACGGCCACCGGCCTCGGCTACGGCGGCATGTTCGGCGCGTTCAGCTACATCGCCTACACCTTCACCGAGGTCGGCGGCTTCGCCTCGGCCGATGTCGCCTGGCTGCTGATGGTGTACGGAGTCGGCCTGGTCGCCGGGAACCTGATCGGCGGCCGAGCGGCCGACCAGGACCGGGACCGCGCCCTGGTCCTCGCCCTCCTCGGACTCACCGTCACCCTGGCCGTGTTCGGCCTCCTCGCGGCCAGCCCCACCGCGTCGGTGTTCCTGGTGTTCCTGATGGGACTGTTCGGGTTCGCCGCCGTCCCCGGCATGATCACCCGCGTCACCGACGTCGCCCACGGCGCGGCACTGGCCGCCAGCGCCAACGTCTCCGCGTCCAACGTCGGCAACGCCCTCGGCGCCTGGCTCGGCGGCCTGGCCATCAGCGCGGGCCTCGGCTACACCGCACCGCTCTACGTCGGCGCCGGGGTCACCCTGATCGCCGTACTGGTCATGGCCGTCGCCGCACACCAGGCACGTCGACACTGA
- a CDS encoding PfkB family carbohydrate kinase produces the protein MPRRPEGLFIGLCTLDVIQLVDHAPASNEKLTSRRQTIAAGGPAANAAVAFSHLGGAARLLTAIGSHPLGLGATADLHRLGVTVSDLTPDSTEPPAVSSIMVTASTGERAVASTNATGHRVTPPDDLDALLAACDIVQFDGHHRELAVSAARLARAVGRPTVLDAGSWKDGMENLLPSIDVAVCSADFHPPGTSTPTETLCFLQEYGVRWSAVTQGAEPIVWRGPDGGGTVDVPTVPVTDTLGAGDFLHGALTHHLALRGHLTSQHFTEALRAAAAVASRACTSFGTRAWLHGE, from the coding sequence ATGCCTCGACGCCCCGAGGGGCTGTTCATCGGTCTGTGCACCCTCGACGTCATCCAACTCGTCGACCACGCGCCCGCTTCCAACGAGAAGCTGACGTCCCGCCGCCAGACCATCGCGGCGGGCGGCCCCGCGGCGAACGCGGCCGTGGCCTTCAGTCACCTGGGCGGCGCGGCCCGCCTGCTCACCGCGATCGGCTCGCATCCGCTGGGCCTCGGCGCCACAGCCGACCTGCACCGACTCGGCGTCACCGTGTCGGACCTGACGCCCGACTCGACGGAGCCCCCGGCCGTCTCCTCCATCATGGTCACCGCGTCCACCGGAGAACGCGCGGTCGCCTCCACCAACGCGACGGGCCACCGCGTCACCCCACCCGACGACCTCGACGCGCTGCTGGCTGCCTGCGACATCGTGCAATTCGACGGCCACCACAGGGAACTCGCCGTCTCCGCCGCCCGCCTCGCACGAGCCGTCGGGCGCCCGACCGTCCTCGACGCAGGCAGCTGGAAGGACGGCATGGAGAACCTGCTGCCGTCGATCGACGTGGCCGTCTGCTCGGCGGACTTCCACCCACCGGGCACGAGCACACCCACCGAAACACTGTGCTTCCTCCAGGAGTACGGGGTCCGCTGGTCGGCAGTCACCCAAGGGGCGGAGCCCATCGTCTGGCGCGGCCCCGACGGCGGCGGCACGGTGGACGTTCCGACGGTCCCCGTGACGGACACGCTCGGCGCGGGGGACTTCCTTCACGGAGCCCTCACCCACCACCTCGCACTGCGGGGCCACTTGACCTCACAGCACTTCACCGAGGCCCTGCGCGCCGCGGCCGCGGTGGCATCGCGGGCCTGCACGTCGTTCGGAACCCGCGCCTGGCTGCACGGAGAGTAG
- a CDS encoding DUF3040 domain-containing protein codes for MPRSEDERLVALEAHCACDDPLFARAMSIGRPRRPREFRRTGAWWALAVTTAVLIGGVIVANGLLIATGLVGAGLAAQLLDPPN; via the coding sequence ATGCCCCGATCCGAGGACGAGCGTCTGGTCGCGCTCGAAGCACACTGCGCGTGTGACGATCCCCTGTTCGCCAGGGCGATGAGCATCGGACGCCCGCGCCGCCCCCGTGAGTTCCGACGCACGGGGGCCTGGTGGGCCCTGGCCGTCACAACGGCCGTCCTGATCGGCGGGGTGATCGTGGCGAACGGGCTCCTCATCGCCACAGGCCTGGTAGGAGCCGGCCTGGCCGCCCAGCTGCTCGACCCGCCGAACTGA
- a CDS encoding cation:proton antiporter, with translation MGHADTLLAMGGAFLAAALLARLGGRIGLPTIPLFMLAGILLGPHTPGIVLVQDAHDFEMLSALGLVLLLFYLGLEFHLDDLRSGGKRLLAAGGIYLVLNVGAGLGFGFALGWGAREALVLAGVLGISSSAIVTKILIDLGRLGRPETRLILGVIVVEDIFLALYLAALQPVIGGAQGLGDVLWQAGKAFGFLLALAAAARYGTRLVARLIAVRDNELLVISFLGAAVLVAGISEVLGVADAIGAFMVGLILAGTPSAARIRRLVHPLRDAFAAIFFFAFGLAIDPAVVASVAGPVAAAAAVTVVMNVVAGLLVARLYGYGPERAAEIATTLVARGEFALILAAMATSAGLDDRLAPFIAGYVLVLAVLGPVVAGRAELLARALAFTASRGPGRQPVADTCLQGPPVRENA, from the coding sequence GTGGGACACGCTGACACCCTCCTGGCCATGGGCGGCGCCTTCCTCGCGGCCGCCCTCCTCGCCCGCCTCGGCGGCAGGATCGGACTTCCGACCATCCCCCTGTTCATGCTGGCCGGCATCCTGCTCGGCCCGCACACACCCGGCATCGTCCTGGTCCAGGACGCCCACGACTTCGAGATGCTCTCCGCGCTGGGCCTGGTCCTTCTGCTGTTCTACCTGGGCCTGGAGTTCCACCTCGACGACCTCCGCAGCGGCGGCAAGCGGCTCCTGGCGGCCGGCGGCATCTACCTGGTGCTGAACGTCGGCGCGGGGCTGGGCTTCGGGTTCGCCCTGGGTTGGGGCGCCCGGGAGGCGCTCGTGCTGGCCGGCGTGCTGGGCATCTCCTCGTCCGCGATCGTCACCAAGATCCTCATCGACCTGGGGCGCCTCGGCCGCCCCGAGACGCGCCTCATCCTGGGCGTCATCGTGGTGGAGGACATCTTCCTCGCCCTGTATCTCGCGGCACTCCAACCGGTCATCGGCGGCGCCCAGGGCCTCGGGGACGTGTTGTGGCAGGCGGGCAAGGCGTTCGGCTTCCTGCTGGCCCTGGCCGCCGCGGCCCGCTACGGAACCCGGCTGGTCGCACGGCTGATCGCGGTACGCGACAACGAACTGCTCGTGATCAGCTTCCTCGGTGCGGCGGTCCTGGTGGCGGGGATCTCCGAGGTCCTGGGCGTCGCCGACGCCATCGGCGCCTTCATGGTCGGCCTCATCCTCGCCGGCACCCCTTCCGCCGCGCGGATCCGCCGACTCGTACACCCCCTGCGAGACGCCTTCGCGGCCATCTTCTTCTTCGCCTTCGGACTGGCCATCGACCCGGCTGTCGTCGCGAGCGTGGCCGGACCGGTAGCCGCGGCGGCAGCGGTGACCGTGGTGATGAACGTCGTCGCAGGGCTTCTCGTGGCACGCCTGTACGGCTACGGCCCCGAGCGCGCCGCGGAGATCGCCACCACCCTTGTCGCCCGCGGGGAGTTCGCCCTGATCCTGGCCGCGATGGCGACCAGCGCGGGCCTCGACGACCGCCTCGCCCCGTTCATCGCCGGATACGTCCTGGTGCTCGCGGTCCTGGGTCCGGTCGTCGCCGGACGCGCCGAACTACTGGCCCGCGCACTGGCGTTCACGGCTTCCCGGGGGCCGGGCCGCCAACCTGTGGCCGACACTTGTTTGCAGGGGCCACCTGTTAGGGAGAATGCATAG